One window from the genome of Deltaproteobacteria bacterium encodes:
- a CDS encoding SDR family oxidoreductase — protein sequence MSEIAGRRVLITGAASGLGLLLAQKLARRGAHVVLWDVNAAGLEAARRDIEAAGRSVETDVCDVSSREAIEAAAGRALARAPIDVLINNAGVVTGKTLLDATPREIELTFDVNVLALFWMTRAFLPTMLARNSGHIVTIASAAGIVGISKMTDYCASKHAAVGFDESLRLELRRLGSRVVTTVVCPFYISTGMFAGVRTRFPAILPILDPERVTDRIVDAIVRNKRRLILPGVVRTTWLGRLLPIGAFDAIMEFLGVNHSMDHFTGRAAH from the coding sequence ATGAGCGAGATCGCCGGTCGCCGGGTGCTGATCACCGGAGCGGCCAGTGGACTCGGCCTGTTGCTCGCCCAAAAGCTCGCTAGACGCGGGGCGCACGTCGTGCTGTGGGACGTGAACGCCGCAGGACTCGAAGCGGCCCGGCGTGACATCGAGGCCGCGGGCCGGAGCGTCGAGACCGACGTGTGCGATGTCTCCTCCCGCGAAGCGATCGAGGCGGCGGCGGGGCGCGCTCTCGCCCGGGCGCCGATCGACGTCTTGATCAACAACGCGGGAGTGGTGACCGGCAAGACCCTGCTCGACGCGACGCCGCGCGAGATCGAGCTCACGTTCGATGTGAACGTGCTGGCGCTCTTCTGGATGACGCGAGCGTTCCTCCCAACCATGTTGGCGCGTAACAGCGGGCACATCGTGACGATTGCGTCCGCGGCCGGGATCGTCGGCATCTCGAAGATGACCGACTATTGCGCGAGCAAGCACGCCGCGGTGGGGTTTGACGAATCGTTGCGCCTGGAGCTGCGCCGCCTCGGGAGTCGTGTCGTGACGACCGTGGTGTGTCCCTTCTATATCAGCACCGGAATGTTCGCTGGGGTACGGACGCGATTTCCCGCGATCCTACCGATCCTCGATCCGGAGCGGGTGACCGATCGGATTGTCGACGCGATCGTGCGCAACAAGCGTCGGCTGATCCTCCCGGGCGTGGTGCGGACGACCTGGCTCGGACGCCTGCTGCCGATCGGAGCGTTCGACGCGATCATGGAGTTTCTCGGCGTCAACCACAGCATGGACCACTTCACGGGCCGCGCCGCTCACTGA
- the cysK gene encoding cysteine synthase A: MARLYDDITQTIGRTPLVRLNRVTAGRNVRLYAKLEFFNPLSSVKDRIGLSMIDAAQRANLISERSVIVEPTSGNTGIALAFVCAARGIRLILTMPESMSQERRVLLRLLGAELVLTPAAQGMRGAIAKAEEIAASTPNSFIPQQFQNPANPDIHRRTTANELWDDTDGQIDVLISGVGTGGTITGVSEVLKQRKPSFHTVAVEPAASPVLSGGAPGPHKIQGIGAGFIPEILDTRVIDSIVQVKDEDAIKTAREVARLEGIPCGISSGAAAWAALQVADRPEMAGKFIVAVFPSSAERYLSTSLVEGL, translated from the coding sequence ATGGCTCGACTCTACGACGACATCACCCAGACCATCGGGCGGACCCCATTGGTACGCCTGAATCGCGTGACGGCGGGGCGCAACGTGCGGCTGTATGCCAAGCTCGAATTCTTCAACCCGCTCTCGAGCGTGAAGGATCGCATCGGCCTCAGCATGATCGATGCCGCGCAGCGCGCCAATCTCATCAGCGAGCGCTCGGTCATCGTGGAGCCGACGAGCGGCAACACCGGTATCGCCCTGGCATTCGTGTGTGCCGCACGCGGCATACGTTTGATCCTGACGATGCCCGAGTCGATGTCGCAGGAGCGCCGCGTGCTTCTGCGTCTCCTCGGGGCGGAGCTCGTGCTGACGCCCGCAGCGCAGGGCATGCGCGGTGCGATCGCCAAAGCCGAAGAGATCGCCGCCAGCACGCCGAACTCGTTCATCCCTCAGCAATTTCAGAATCCGGCGAATCCCGACATCCATCGGCGCACGACCGCCAACGAGCTCTGGGACGATACCGACGGACAGATCGACGTCCTGATCTCGGGCGTCGGGACGGGCGGGACGATCACCGGGGTCAGCGAGGTATTGAAGCAACGGAAGCCGTCGTTCCACACGGTCGCGGTCGAGCCGGCGGCGTCGCCGGTGCTGTCGGGCGGGGCTCCCGGTCCCCACAAGATCCAGGGGATCGGGGCCGGCTTCATCCCGGAGATCCTCGATACCCGAGTCATCGACAGCATCGTCCAGGTGAAGGACGAGGATGCGATCAAGACGGCCCGTGAGGTCGCGCGTCTCGAGGGCATTCCGTGCGGCATCAGCAGCGGCGCGGCCGCGTGGGCGGCGCTGCAGGTGGCCGACCGCCCGGAGATGGCCGGCAAGTTCATCGTCGCCGTCTTTCCGAGCTCGGCCGAGCGCTATCTCAGCACGAGTCTGGTCGAGGGGCTGTGA